The Methylomonas rhizoryzae genome includes the window GTCGCGGTCACGTTGTCGCTGCTATGGGGTATTTTATGCGGCAGCTATTTCGGCGCCGAGCCCCGGCCGGACAGCATTTGGGCGCAGTTAAGACTGTTCGACTTGAACGATTTCGACGGCATGATGCGTTTGACCATCGCGGTCGGCGTGCTGCATTTGCTGTCGGCCAACCTGATCGGCGCTTGGCAAAACCGCCATTCGCCGACCGCGCTGGCCTCTGTCGGCTGGATAGCCCTGACCGGCGGCGGATTCTCGTACTGGCTGGATAGCCTACAACCCCTGCCCTTGCTGCACACCACCGGCATTAGCCTGATGGTTGCGGGATTGTCGCTGCTGGTTTTATTCAGCAGCCCGCGCGCGCTGAAAACCTGGCGCGACGGCCTTTGGCGCGTGTTGGACGGGCTGAAAAGCTTGATCCGCATCAGCCAGCTGTTCGGCGACGTGCTCAGCTATATGCGTTTATTCGCATTGGGCTTGGCCAGTGCCTCGCTGGCCTTGACCTTTAACCGGCTGGCCGGGCAAATCATGCAGCAATTGCCCGGCACCGGCCTGTTGTTCGGCATATTAATCCTGTTGTTCGGTCACGGCTTGAATCTGGCCTTGTGCTTGCTGAGCGGGATGGTGCACGGCTTGCGCCTGAATTTCATCGAGTTTTACAACTGGAGCGTATCCGACGAAGGATACCCGTTCAAAGCTTTTTCCAAAAAGGAGTCCGCTGATGGCTGAATTGTTACTGGTATTGGGATGGATAGGCTTGTACGCGCCTATGGCGCTTAGCTCGGTCGGCAGCGTGGTGGGCTGCTCGATAGCCGGCCAAGCGGCGATAGGCGCGTTGCTGGATACCGAATCCGGGCACGGCCGCTATATCGGCGTATCCGCCATGCCGTCGTCGCAAGCCATTTTCGGCATCGTGGTGATGTTCACGCTGAATCGCCCGGTCACGGCCGAAAACGCCGCCGGCTTGTTCTCCGTGGGTACCCTGGCCGGCCTGGCCCTGATGCTGTGCGCGATGTACCAAGGCCAATGTTGCGCAGCGGCCATTCACGCCTCCAAAGCCAAGCCGGAAATATTCGGCCTGTCCATCGTGCCGGCCGCGATTGTAGAAGGCTTTGCGGTATTCGCCTTCATCTTCGCGCTGGTGATCAGCGGCGGCATTCCCCACGGCTGAGGCGATGCTGATGAAAGACGACAAAACCGAATACGCCTCGTCCGGCGTCGAGCAGTTAATCGAGCGCTTGCGGGAAGAAGCGGTCGAAGCCGGGCAAAACAAAGCCAAAGACATCGTCGCCGACGCCCAGCGCCGCGCCGCCTGGCTGATAGCCGAAGCCGAGCAAGAAGCCAAAACCATAGTCCAACGCGCCCGCGCGGAGGCTGACGCCCTGTCCGGCGCCGGCGTCGATGCGCTGAATTTGGCCGCCCGCGACACCTTGCTGAAGTTGCGCGACACCCTGCTCAGCAGCTTCTCGCAAGACGTGCGCCGAGTAGTCGGCGAACAACTGCTCGACCAAGCCTTTCTGCGCGAACTGATCCTGGCTTTGGCCGGCCAGGTGCGCGACCATGCCTGTTTGGACCGTCAACAGCGCTTGACCCTGCTGCTACCGGCCACGGCGGACGGAGTCGAAGAACTGCGCCAGCACCCGGAAGCGTTACGCCACAGCGAACTGTCGCAATTATCCGCGGCCATAGCCGGCGACATGCTACGCAAAGGCGTGAGTTTTCAAATCGGCGACGATGTGCAAAACGGCTTGAGCATCCGGCTGGAAGACAGCGCGATGCGCATAGACTTTACCGACGACGCGCTAGCCAATTTATTGCTGGCCCACCTGCAACCGCGTTTTCGGGCCCTGCTGCAAGGAATCGTCAAATAATGTTGCCCGATTGCCGCTATGCCATGCTGATCGGCAGCCTGCCGCCGCAGCCCATGGACTTGTTCGGCTGCCGTTTGCCGGTGATTTCCCGCATCCAACTGGACAGGCGCTTGGCGTTATTGGCACAAAAAGACGCCGCGGACTTGCAACGCATCGAAGGGCTTTTGCATTGGTCGAAAATGCAAGGCGGCGACGATGCCGATATTTTTGAACACGGCCGCCGCGAGCTGGATTCGATACGTAGCGACTTTCTGCGCGACATTGTGGCTTGGCGTTTGGAATTGCGCACCCTGCTCAGCGCGCTGCGGCGCCGGCAAGCCGGCCTGCAGCCGGCACCCGGCCAGCCGTTTTGCGGATTCGGCGCGCGCCTGCCGCTGATCCGGCACAACTGGCACAAGCCGGATTTCGGTTTAGGCCACGCCCTACCCTGGATAAGCCAAGCCCAACAACTGATGGCACAACATCAACCTTTGGCCCTGGACAAATTGTTGTTGCAATTGAATTGGCACTATTACGCGCGCTTAAACTTAGGCCACTATTTCGACTTTCCGGCCGTGGTGCTTTACGTGCTGCGTTGGGATTTAATCCACCGCTGGGCCACTTACGACGGCGAATTGGCCGTCGCGCGCTTCGACGAATTAGTCGAAGCCGGCTTGGCCGCCGTTCAGGCCGAATTGGAAGGAACAGCATGAACGATACAACAAACCCTGCCAGCGCACGCATCGTCGCGGTTCAAGACGATTTGGTCGCGATAGAAGCGGTCGGCGACCGGCCGTTGACCAAGAACGAAGTGGTTTACATCTTGCCCGGCCGCAGCCAAGCCAAGCACCAAGAGCGCTTGAAAGCGGAAGTGCTGCGCATTTACGGCAATCGCGCCGACGCCCAAGTTTACGAAAGTACCTTGGGCGTCGGCGTCGGTGATCCGGTGGAACAAAGCGGCGAATTATTGTCCGTGGAACTGGGGCCCGGCTTGCTCGGCCAAGTTTATGACGGCCTGCAAAATCCGCTGGATTTATTGGCAGTCGAATTCGGTTTTTTTCTGCCGCGCGGCGTCGATTTACCGGCCCTGAACCGTAACAGCAAATGGGCATTCAACCCTTGCGTGCAACTCGGCAGCAAATTATACGCCGGCGCGACTCTAGGCACGGTGCAGGAGCGCCGCTTCATTCACAAAATCATGGTGCCGTTCGACGTCAAGGGCGAAGTCGAGGTCACCTGGATTCAAGCCGGCAACGTCACGGTCGACGAAGCGGTCGCCAAAATCCGGCTGACTAACGGCAAGGAACAAGCGGTCGGCTTGATGCAGCGTTGGCCGGTACGCAATCCTTTGACACAACCATTGTTGCGCAACGATCTGATTCAACGCCTATACCCGTTCGAACCCTTGATCACCCACCTAAGACTCATCGACACCTTTTTCCCGATCGCCCGCGGCGGGACGGCTTGCATTCCCGGCCCGTTCGGCGCCGGCAAGACCGTGTTGCAAAGCCTGATCGCCCGCAATTCGGAAGTGGACATCGTGATCGTGGTAGCCTGCGGCGAACGGGCCGGGGAAGTGGTGGAAACCATCAGCGAGTTTCCGCAAATGATAGACCCGAAAACCGGCGGCTCGTTGATGGACCGCACCATCATCATCTGTAACACCTCGTCCATGCCGGTAGCCGCCCGGGAGGCATCGATTTATACCGGCATCACGCTCGGCGAATACTACCGGCAAATGGGTTTGCAGGTTTTGCTGCTGGCCGATTCCACCTCGCGCTGGGCGCAAGCGATGCGGGAAACCTCCGCCCGTCTGGAGGAAATACCCGGCGAAGAGGCTTTTCCGGCTTACCTGGATTCGTCGATCAAAAACATTTACGAGCGGGCTGGGGTGATTCAAGACAAACAGGGCAATAGCGGCAGCCTGACCATGATAGGCACGGTGTCGCCGGCCGGCGGCAATTTCGAGGAACCTGTCACCCAATCCACCCTGGGCACGGTCAAAACCTTTCTCGGCCTCAGCGCCGACCGGGCGTATAAACGCTTTTACCCGGCGGTCGATCCGCTGCTGTCCTGGTCTCGCTATCCGGAACAACTCAAGCCGTGGTACCAACGCGAATTAGCGCCGGAATGGACTGCGAATGTACAGAAACTGCTTGACTTACTGGCCCGGGGCAATAGCGTTTACGAAATGATCCAAGTCGCCGGCGAAGAAGGCGTTACTCCGGAGGATTATCTGACCTACCATAAGGCCCAATTCGTCGACATGGTCTATCTGCAACAAGACGCCTTCGACCCCGTCGACGTATCCGTGCCGCTGGAGAGGCAAAAAGCCGCCTTTTTGCTGATCCTGGACCTATTGGAAACCGAACGCGCATTCGGCGGCCAAGAGCAAATCCGCGACTACTTTACCCGTCTGACCGGCTTGTTCAAAAACCTGAACTACGCAGTTTGGCAATCCGCGGAATACAAACAACTACTCGACAAAATCAAAAACCTCAAACCCATCGAATAAAACCGCTGTCGCCCATGGGCTATCACTCCGGCGCCCCGCTCAAACCTTGGCGGGAAAAACTCAACGACTGACGATGATTTTTTTCAGGCTTATTGCGGTTGGGCTTGGCTCCTCCCAGCCCTCCAGGATGGTTCCGTTCAAAACAAGTTTGAATCTTCGGTAGAAGAGGCGCACTTCTTTGATAAATTAAAGCAGGAGGGCTACGCAGACATTCACTCAGAGGGGCATTACAACATCGGCACCAGCGAACTTACCGGATTTCGGACAACACGTGACGGCATTGACTTTCGGGGGGCAGGCGATACGAATAGCGCTTTAGTGTTCCCTGCGTCTGACCCTCGTTTTAATTTGCCAAGCATCTACTTGCTTCTTGGGCAACAGGTAGTTCAGAGTGTGGACTAATGCGCTTTACCAACACCTTAACCCGTCTTCGCTACGCGAGTTGTGCTTAGCGTTAAGCCCCGCTTCGTCAGCGCAGCTCGGCGCAGTGGTTCAATATGCGTTTTGTCGAATGTCGGAGGTATGAAAAACGGAGAAACATGCTATGTCTGAGGCATTGATAGGCCGGGTTGCGCCGCCGCTGGAAATCGCCGAGTGGTTGCAAGACGGGCCGCTGGCGCTGAGCGAACTAACCGGTAACGTGGTTTTGCTCGCGGTGTTTCAAGTCAATTGCCCCGGCTGCTTTCTGCACTGCCTGCCTAAAGTGGAAAGTTTGCACCAGTCTTACCACAAGCGGGGCTTGAGGGTGTTGGGTCTGGCGACCGCGTTCGAGGACTTCGATAAAAACACGACCGACAATCTGCGCAAGCTGTTGCAAGAAGGCCGGGTCATCGGCGAAACCGAGAAAATTCTGAGTCGCTACGGTTTACTGCAAAACGGTATTTGGCCTCACTCACTGACGTTTCCGGTAGCGATGGATAAATTGACCCCGCGCGCGGGCGGCAACCTGGAGGCGGAAATAAACCGCTTGCACGGTTTCGCCGCCCCATCCGAACTCGAGCGGGAAATCCTGCGCAACCGTTTGCGCGCTTATTGGGCGCATCGGCCCTATCGCCCGGAAACCTTCGACCGTTATGGCTTACAAGGCACGCCGTCGTACGTGCTGATAGCGCGCGGCGGCATGGTGCACGCCAGCCGCTTCGGCGCATACGAAGAGCTGGAGTCTGACCTGACCGGGTTGCTGTAGTGCTTGCCATCCCGCTATCTTTTAACTCAAGCGCTCCGCCAAAACCCGCTTTCGCGGCTGGGCCGAACAACTAGGCAATCGCCGGTTGACAGCCAACACATGGATTTAAATCGGCTCCATGCAAGCCGCACCGACACCGGCAAGCGCGGTTTCCCTGGGTCGCACAGGGCATAGCGCCGAGGTAGCGTCAGGCTGTCGCGACAACTGCTGTTAAAATCGCAACTCAGCATCCCCCATCACGATTTCCTGTTTCCAAGCCTGCACATGCACAGCCTAGCCGACAACCTGATACTCAACACCGACAGCTACAAATCCAGCCACTATCTGCAATACCCGCCCGGTACCCGCTATGTGTCGTCGTATGTGGAATCGCGCGGCGGCGACTATCCGCAAATCGTGTTTTTCGGTTTGCAAATGTTCATCAAGGACTATTTGTTGAATCCCGTTACGCCTGCCATGGTCGACCAAGCCGAAACGGTTTTAACCGAGCACGGCCTGCCGTTCAACCGGACCGGCTGGCGGCATATCGTCGAGCGGCACCAAGGCTATTTGCCGCTGGAAATTCAGGCAATACCCGAAGGCATGCTCACCGAACCCGGCCAAGTGATGATGCAAATCGTCAATACCGACCCGGCTTGCTTCTGGCTGACCAGTTATTTAGAAACCATGTTGCTGCGTGCCGCCTGGTACGGCACGACGGTAGCCAGCCGTTCCTATGCCTGCAAACAATTGATCGCCCGGTACCTGCGGGAAACCGGCGCCGATTTGTCGGGACTGGATTACAAATTGCACGATTTCGGCGCGCGCGGCGTGTCGTCGTTCGAATCGGCCGCCATCGCCGGCTTGGCGCACTTGGTCAACTTCAAAGGTACCGACACCCTTGCCGCCGTGCTGGCGGCCAAGCGTTACTACGGCGTCGACGAGATGCCGGCCTTTTCGATTCCGGCGGCAGAACATTCCACCATTACCGCCTGGGGACGGGAGCGGGAAGCCGACGCTTATCAAAACATGTTGGACCGGTTTCTAGCCCCGGACAAAACCGTCGCGGTGGTCAGCGATTCGTACGATTTGTGGCACGCCTTGGAATGTTGGGGTACCCGGTTTAAACGGCAGATCGTCGAATCCGGCGGCCGGCTGGTGGTGCGCCCGGATTCCGGCGACCCGGTCGAGGTGGTATTGCAAACCGTGCAACGCTTGGATCACCATTTCGGCGCTGAAACGGTCAACGGATACCGCTTGCTGCACCCGGCGGTGCGCGTGATCCAAGGCGACGGCGTCGATATTCGCAGCATAGAAAGAATTTTGCACGCCCTGAAACAAGCCGGTTACAGCGCCGACAACGTGGCCTTCGGCATGGGCGCCGGCTTGTTGCAAAAGCTGGATAGAGACACGTTGAAATTTGCCATGAAAGCATCGGCCATCTGCATAGACGATACCTGGCATGACGTATACAAAGATCCGGTTACCGACCCCGGCAAACAGTCCAAACGCGGCCGTCTGGCGCTGATCCGCGCCGAATCCGGCCGCTTGCACACCGTGACGGAATCGGCGCTAGGCGATAGAACCAATCTGCTGCGCACGGTATATAAAAACGGCACATTATTGATCGAACAAAATCTTAGCGAGATCCGGCAACGGGCCGGCTTGGTTTGAGCTAACTTCGCAGCGCAACCGCATTGATTGACCCTGGGCATTTCGGCGTTTGTCCAATCGTTCACCTAATGCTCATGAAAAAGCGGCATCACCCCAGCAAATAAAAGTTTTTCTGTGGGAGCGACATCCGCGCCGAAAGGGAATGACGGTTGCCGGACCCGGCCCTTAAATTACCGGTCGCCCTGAGCCTGTCGAAGGGCACAGCAGCCTGGGCTTCGACCAGCTCAGCGCGAACGGAATACCAGTGATAAACAGGGCCGGATTAATAAGCGAATCAAATTCACTCACGCTTCGTCAGACTCGCCACGTACAGCCGATTGATTTTTTCAGAATACGCACCAAAACAGTCTATTTGCACCAAAGTACGCACCAATATAAACCATAATTCATTACAACCCTGCCTGCTTACCTGCGGCCGTTTCCCTGAAAGCTCGCTTCCCTCCGGCTTTGACGTCATATTGAAAAAGCTGGCTTGATTCATGCTTATAATTGCGGTTGCAACGGTGCACTTTAATTTCCCTTCTTCGACAATGGCGTCGTAAATCGTTGGGTTCGCCTACGGTTAATTGTTCGATCGTCCATTGTTCTTCTATTGCTTGGCCAAAAACCATTCCGACAGACGAGTCGACAACCGCGCCGGTTCCGGCGCCGGATTTTCCGTAGGCTTTCGCTGCGAACGGCTTCTTAGCGGACGCCTTCGCGAATAGTTAGTTTATTCATCATATTCGGCGTAAAGCCCGGAGTATTTATGATCGTAATCTTATCGCTCATCGCATTATTCTTCTTGATTTACGGCTTGTTGTTGACCATGTGCGCCTGCCGCATCGAGGGCCACCCGTTGGCGGACAGCGTTTGCCATAGTCTGCAAGACCGTTCGCATGCCGCTAATGTCACTGCGATTCCGGAAGATGCGGTGCTGAGACGCCACGTGCTGTCCTTGCTGCGCCACGAAGTCGAAGCCGCCTTGCCGCCGCGTCCGACCGATTCCATCTTGAGGCGCCATCACGAAGCCTTGGTGTCGGCGGAATTGTCCAGAAAAGTAGCCGCCGTCACCGCGTCTTAACGCTGACTATAAGACCTTGGCGTCCGACGGTCAGTCAGGCGCCAATACCCCCCTAAAATCAGCGTATCAGCTGATTCATTTCGAAGATCGGCAACAAAATGGCCAACACGATGGTCAGCACGACCAGACCCATGGTCAAAATCAAGGCCGGTTCGAACAAGCCTAGAGTCAATTCGGTCAAGGCTTCAATATCCCGCTCCTGATCGTCCGCCGCACTTTCCAGCATGCGCGGCAGTTGACCGCTGGCCTCCCCGCTGGCCACCAGATGAATAGTGACCGGCGGAAACATACGGCTGATCTCCAGCGCCTTGTTCAGCGTCTGCCCTTCCCTAACTCTTAGCGCCGCGTTTTCGACGGCTTGCCGCATCGCATCGTTGGCCAATACTTGCCCGGCAATTTTCAAGGCCACCAACAATTCCACCCCGCTATTGGTCAAAATCGCCAAGGTTCGGGTAAAGCGGGCATTGTTGATGCCGCGGGAAAATTTGCCGATCAACGGCAGGCGCAACAGCCAACGGTGAAAACGCAAACGCGGCCCGTCACGGCGCAAGATCCATTGCCCCAATCCCACGCCAACCAACGTAGCCAGCACTAAAAACAAACCGTAAGCTTTGAAAAAGTCGCTGCAGGCGATCAAGCCTTGGGTAATGCCCGGCAATTGTTGCCCCATTTTGTCGAACACCCCGGTTATTTCCGGCACCACGTAAGCCAACAAGCCTATCACCACCAATAAAGACACCAAGCTCAACAGCACGGGATAAATCAAGGCCATCTGCAACTTGCGGTGCAACTGACCTTTGTCGCTTAGATAATCGGCCAATTTCTCCAGCACCTGCGCCAATTTACCGGAAGACTCACCGGCTTCTATGGTGGCGCGGTACAAGGGGGGAAAGGAACTGGGAAAGCCGGCGCAGGCTTGCGCCAGACTTTGCCCTTCCAACACCCGACTACGCACCGCCAATACGATGCGCCGGGTAGCGGCCGCTTCCAACTGCCGCGCCACGATGGTCAAGGCTTCGTCGATGGCCAAGCCGGATTTCAGCAATGCCGCCAGTTGCCGAGTGATGTGTCCCAATGCGCGCATGCCGATGCGCTGTTGCCACAAAGCAATTTTGCCGACGGCTTCGGCTTTCTGTAACGGCTTGATGTCCAGCAGGACCAAGCCTTGGGCCTTTAGCTGCTGGCGCGCGGTTTTAGCACTATCGCTTTCCAAGGTGCCTTTGGTTTGCCGCCCGCCTCCGTCTATGGCTTTGTATTCGAAAGCCGGCACGGTTTATTCTTTCAAGGTCATGCGCAGTGCCTCGTCCATGCTGGTCGCGCCGCTCAACACTTTGTGCAAGGCGCTCTGCTGTATGCTGGGCGCCAGCGTGCGGGCGTGGCGCTCCAAGGCCGAATCGGCGGCGCCGTCGTGAATCAACTTGACCATCGCGGCATCGACAGGAACAATTTCGAAAATGCCGGCCCGGCCTTTATAACCGTGATCGAAACAGCGTTGGCAACCCTTGGGCTCGAACACCTGCACGGTCCGGTGCGCCGCGCCGTCATAACCCAGCTTGCGCAAATCCTCGCCCAAGACGCCAACCGGTTGCTTGCAATGCGGGCACAGCAAACGCACCAAGCGTTGGGCTATCACGCCGACCAGACTGGATGCCAATAAAAACGGCTCCACGCCCATGTCGCGCAACCGGGTAATCGCGCCGACCGCAGTGTTGGTGTGCAGGGTGGACAATACCAAGTGCCCGGTCAAACTGGCTTGCACCGCAATCTCGGCAGTCTCGCGGTCGCGGATTTCGCCGACCATCACCACGTCCGGATCTTGGCGCAAGATGGCCCGCAAGCCCTTGGCGAAGGTCATATCCACTTTGGCGTTGACTTGGGTTTGGCCGATACCGTCCAGATAATATTCGATAGGGTCTTCCACCGTCAGGATGTTGCGGCTGCGCTGGTTGAGCCGGTTGACGATGGCGTACAGGCTGGTGGTCTTGCCCGAACCGGTCGGTCCGGTCACCAACACGATGCCGTGCGGCCGGGCTATCATGGCCCGGATGCCGGCCAATTCCGACTCCGCCATGCCGATTTGCGCCAAATCCAGTTGATTGGCCTGTTTGTCCAACAAGCGCAACACCACCCGCTCGCCGTGTCCGGACGGCAAGGTCGACACCCGCACGTCCACATTGCGCCCGCCGATCTGCAGGGAGATGCGCCCGTCCTGCGGCAAGCGTTTTTCGGCGATGTCCAGCTTGGCCATGACTTTCAGGCGCGAAATCACCATCGGTGCGAATTCGCGTTGCGGCTGGATGATTTCGCGCAATACGCCGTCCACCCTAAACCTGACCACCATGCGCGACTCGTAAGTCTCGATGTGGATGTCCGAGGCATTTTCCCGGATCGCCTCGGCCAGCAAGGCATTGATCAAACGGATGATGGGAGCTTCGTCGTCGCTTTCCAGCAAATCCTCCGGCCTGGGCAAATGCTGGGCTACGTCGGACAAATCGATTTGCTCGTGCAAATCGTCGACCATACGCCGGGTTTGACCGGATTTATGCTCGTAGGTTTGCTGCAACAATCGTTCGAACTCGGCCGCAGCAATCACGGCGAAACGGGCCGGCGAGGGTATCCAGCGCCGTACTTCCAACAGCGCGCTGACCGGCGTGTCCGCCCGGTGAAACACTTGCCAAATCGCATCGGCTGCGTATAAAGCAACCACTCCGTAGCGTTTGGCAAAACCGTAGGCCAACAAACGCGGCATGCCGAGGCTATTTTCTGCCAACTCGACGGATTGCATATCAAGGCTCCTGCAACTGACTTGCCGGCGGCGATTCCGGCATGGGTGGCAACAACGGTTGCGGCTCGTCGGGCAACAGCAGTAAACCGTCTCGATTGAACTCCTGCTGCTTCTCGCGCAACTCGCGATATTTGTCTTGGGTAACGCCCAACGCTTCGTGGCTGGCGCGAATGATCTGCGGGCGTAAAAACACCATCAAATTGGTCTTTTTGACCTTGGTGGTCGTGGATTGAAACAAATAACCCAACACCGGTATGTCGCCCAGCAACGGCACTTTGTCGACCACTTCATTGACGTCGTCCTTGATCAAGCCCCCCAGCACCAGCACTTTACCGTCGTCCACCAGCACCGAGGTTTCGATCTGGCGTTTGTCGAAGCGCTGGGCATCGTCGCCGACTATGCTGGAAACCTCCTGGGTAACTTTCAGTTTGACCGCGTCGCCTTCATTGATCTGCGGCAGCACGCGCAACTTGATGCCGATGTCTTGCCGCTGTACGGTGGTAAACGGATTGCTGGCGCCGGAAGTATTGGTCGTATAACTGCCGGTATTCAGCGGGATGTTTTGGCCGACGATGATGCTGGCTTCTTCGTTGTCCATGGTCACCAAGGACGGAGTCGACAATACGTTGACGTCGTTGTCGGTGGAAAAGGCGTTGATCAAGGCCTTAATTTCGCTGCCGGCCAAATAGCCCACGCTCAAGCCCTTGCCGAAAGTGCTGACGAATTGCGATAAATCCAGGGAATTGTCGCTACCTTTGCGAAACGCCGCCACCGCGTCGCCGTCGGCCTTGGTTTGCCACTCCACCCCCAATTGCTGGTTCTTGTCGTAGCTGACTTCGGCGATGATGGCCTCGATGTGCACCTGGGCTCTACGCACGTCCAGCTGCCGCACCACGCTTTTCAGCGTGCGCATCTTGTCGCGCGGCGCGGTGATAATCAAGGCATTGGCAGCCTCGTCGGCGCGAATGTCCAAATTCTTGGGCGTATTCGCGCTGGCTTGCACGGCAGCGTTTTTGTCGGTTTTCTCGCCGCCGACACTGGTCAACGTCTCGACCAAATCCTTGGCGACGGCGTAGCGCATATAAATCACTTCGGTATTGCCGTCTTTTTCCACCGGCACGTCCAAACTGGCGACCAAAGCCCGCAATTGCAGTCGGGTGTCCGCATCCCCGCCGATGATCAAACTGTTGGTGCGCTCGTCGGCCGCCAATGGCGGCGCACCGGCCGTGGTTTTACCCGCATTGGCGGCCGCCAACAAATTGTTGATGGGTTGCACCAAATCCGCCGCACCGGCATGGCGCAACGCAATCACTTCCATGCCGTGCGTATCGCGCCGGTCGATTTGCCGAATCATG containing:
- the gspE gene encoding type II secretion system ATPase GspE — its product is MQSVELAENSLGMPRLLAYGFAKRYGVVALYAADAIWQVFHRADTPVSALLEVRRWIPSPARFAVIAAAEFERLLQQTYEHKSGQTRRMVDDLHEQIDLSDVAQHLPRPEDLLESDDEAPIIRLINALLAEAIRENASDIHIETYESRMVVRFRVDGVLREIIQPQREFAPMVISRLKVMAKLDIAEKRLPQDGRISLQIGGRNVDVRVSTLPSGHGERVVLRLLDKQANQLDLAQIGMAESELAGIRAMIARPHGIVLVTGPTGSGKTTSLYAIVNRLNQRSRNILTVEDPIEYYLDGIGQTQVNAKVDMTFAKGLRAILRQDPDVVMVGEIRDRETAEIAVQASLTGHLVLSTLHTNTAVGAITRLRDMGVEPFLLASSLVGVIAQRLVRLLCPHCKQPVGVLGEDLRKLGYDGAAHRTVQVFEPKGCQRCFDHGYKGRAGIFEIVPVDAAMVKLIHDGAADSALERHARTLAPSIQQSALHKVLSGATSMDEALRMTLKE
- a CDS encoding thioredoxin domain-containing protein; the encoded protein is MSEALIGRVAPPLEIAEWLQDGPLALSELTGNVVLLAVFQVNCPGCFLHCLPKVESLHQSYHKRGLRVLGLATAFEDFDKNTTDNLRKLLQEGRVIGETEKILSRYGLLQNGIWPHSLTFPVAMDKLTPRAGGNLEAEINRLHGFAAPSELEREILRNRLRAYWAHRPYRPETFDRYGLQGTPSYVLIARGGMVHASRFGAYEELESDLTGLL
- a CDS encoding DUF2764 family protein, with the translated sequence MLPDCRYAMLIGSLPPQPMDLFGCRLPVISRIQLDRRLALLAQKDAADLQRIEGLLHWSKMQGGDDADIFEHGRRELDSIRSDFLRDIVAWRLELRTLLSALRRRQAGLQPAPGQPFCGFGARLPLIRHNWHKPDFGLGHALPWISQAQQLMAQHQPLALDKLLLQLNWHYYARLNLGHYFDFPAVVLYVLRWDLIHRWATYDGELAVARFDELVEAGLAAVQAELEGTA
- a CDS encoding V-type ATP synthase subunit A, whose protein sequence is MNDTTNPASARIVAVQDDLVAIEAVGDRPLTKNEVVYILPGRSQAKHQERLKAEVLRIYGNRADAQVYESTLGVGVGDPVEQSGELLSVELGPGLLGQVYDGLQNPLDLLAVEFGFFLPRGVDLPALNRNSKWAFNPCVQLGSKLYAGATLGTVQERRFIHKIMVPFDVKGEVEVTWIQAGNVTVDEAVAKIRLTNGKEQAVGLMQRWPVRNPLTQPLLRNDLIQRLYPFEPLITHLRLIDTFFPIARGGTACIPGPFGAGKTVLQSLIARNSEVDIVIVVACGERAGEVVETISEFPQMIDPKTGGSLMDRTIIICNTSSMPVAAREASIYTGITLGEYYRQMGLQVLLLADSTSRWAQAMRETSARLEEIPGEEAFPAYLDSSIKNIYERAGVIQDKQGNSGSLTMIGTVSPAGGNFEEPVTQSTLGTVKTFLGLSADRAYKRFYPAVDPLLSWSRYPEQLKPWYQRELAPEWTANVQKLLDLLARGNSVYEMIQVAGEEGVTPEDYLTYHKAQFVDMVYLQQDAFDPVDVSVPLERQKAAFLLILDLLETERAFGGQEQIRDYFTRLTGLFKNLNYAVWQSAEYKQLLDKIKNLKPIE
- the gspF gene encoding type II secretion system inner membrane protein GspF, translating into MPAFEYKAIDGGGRQTKGTLESDSAKTARQQLKAQGLVLLDIKPLQKAEAVGKIALWQQRIGMRALGHITRQLAALLKSGLAIDEALTIVARQLEAAATRRIVLAVRSRVLEGQSLAQACAGFPSSFPPLYRATIEAGESSGKLAQVLEKLADYLSDKGQLHRKLQMALIYPVLLSLVSLLVVIGLLAYVVPEITGVFDKMGQQLPGITQGLIACSDFFKAYGLFLVLATLVGVGLGQWILRRDGPRLRFHRWLLRLPLIGKFSRGINNARFTRTLAILTNSGVELLVALKIAGQVLANDAMRQAVENAALRVREGQTLNKALEISRMFPPVTIHLVASGEASGQLPRMLESAADDQERDIEALTELTLGLFEPALILTMGLVVLTIVLAILLPIFEMNQLIR
- a CDS encoding ATP synthase subunit C, with product MAELLLVLGWIGLYAPMALSSVGSVVGCSIAGQAAIGALLDTESGHGRYIGVSAMPSSQAIFGIVVMFTLNRPVTAENAAGLFSVGTLAGLALMLCAMYQGQCCAAAIHASKAKPEIFGLSIVPAAIVEGFAVFAFIFALVISGGIPHG
- a CDS encoding nicotinate phosphoribosyltransferase → MHSLADNLILNTDSYKSSHYLQYPPGTRYVSSYVESRGGDYPQIVFFGLQMFIKDYLLNPVTPAMVDQAETVLTEHGLPFNRTGWRHIVERHQGYLPLEIQAIPEGMLTEPGQVMMQIVNTDPACFWLTSYLETMLLRAAWYGTTVASRSYACKQLIARYLRETGADLSGLDYKLHDFGARGVSSFESAAIAGLAHLVNFKGTDTLAAVLAAKRYYGVDEMPAFSIPAAEHSTITAWGREREADAYQNMLDRFLAPDKTVAVVSDSYDLWHALECWGTRFKRQIVESGGRLVVRPDSGDPVEVVLQTVQRLDHHFGAETVNGYRLLHPAVRVIQGDGVDIRSIERILHALKQAGYSADNVAFGMGAGLLQKLDRDTLKFAMKASAICIDDTWHDVYKDPVTDPGKQSKRGRLALIRAESGRLHTVTESALGDRTNLLRTVYKNGTLLIEQNLSEIRQRAGLV